From the Brassica napus cultivar Da-Ae chromosome A8, Da-Ae, whole genome shotgun sequence genome, one window contains:
- the LOC106361656 gene encoding ER lumen protein-retaining receptor A — protein MNIFRFAGDMTHLISILILLLKIYATKSCAGISLKTQELYALVFLTRYMDLITDYVSLYNTVMKIVFIASSVAIVWCMRRHPLVRRSYDKDLDTFRHQYVVLACFVLGLIMNEKFTFQEVFWAFSIYLEAVAILPQLVLLQRSGNVDNLTGQYVLFLGAYRGLYIINWIYRYFTEDHFTRWIACVSGLVQTALYADFFYYYYLSWKTNTKLKLPA, from the exons ATGAATATCTTCAGATTCGCTGGCGATATGACTCACTTGATCAGTATCTTAATCCTCCTCCTCAAAATCTACGCCACCAAATCCTGCGCCG GAATCTCTCTCAAGACTCAGGAGCTGTACGCGCTTGTGTTCTTGACTCGTTACATGGATCTCATCACGGACTATGTGTCTCTCTACAACACCGTGATGAAGATCGTCTTCATTGCCAGCTCTGTGGCTATCGTTTGGTGCATGCGTAGGCATCCGTTGGTGCGGAGGTCATACGATAAGGATCTGGATACGTTTCGTCATCAGTACGTTGTGTTGGCGTGCTTTGTTTTGGGACTTATCATGAATGAGAAATTCACATTTCAAGAG GTGTTCTGGGCCTTTTCTATATACTTGGAGGCAGTTGCTATCCTTCCCCAGTTGGTCCTGCTACAGAGAAGTGGGAATGTGGACAACTTGACTGGACAATATGTTCTCTTTCTTGG GGCGTATCGTGGACTGTATATCATCAACTGGATCTATCGCTATTTCACAGAAGATCATTTCACTAGATGGATCG CTTGTGTCTCTGGTCTTGTCCAGACAGCTCTCTATGCGGATTTCTTCTACTACTACTACTTAAG CTGGAAAACCAACACCAAACTCAAGCTACCTGCTTGA
- the BNAA08G18030D gene encoding precursor of CEP14, whose amino-acid sequence MAVRILTIWLFIVFAITVVVSPLPVSSRKLLEMKKQENLTVREEEKNHMPHVTKTTTLTALPKGKIQNSTPSKKGYAVISNVKHRSRHLSTVYRLLQSVPSPGVGH is encoded by the coding sequence ATGGCCGTTCGTATATTGACCATCTGGCTTTTCATAGTCTTCGCCATCACCGTCGTGGTCTCGCCGTTGCCAGTTTCTTCAAGAAAGCTGTTGGAGATGAAGAAACAAGAGAACTTGACcgtgagagaggaagagaagaatcaCATGCCTCACGTGACCAAAACCACAACCCTAACTGCTCTGCCAAAGGGAAAAATCCAAAACTCGACGCCGAGCAAAAAGGGTTACGCCGTCATCTCCAACGTAAAGCACCGATCTCGACATCTCTCCACCGTTTACCGGCTTCTTCAGTCCGTTCCCAGTCCCGGCGTTGGCCATTGA
- the LOC106361657 gene encoding protein GRAVITROPIC IN THE LIGHT 1 — METLKKNPSVRRKGKLARTFQKVCSLRTTSTKVSSNNGIGICMLKSHNNPNFEDDDDDDGDSVFDLKSTSSRSSRSGELKVRERRRAVFEAVVAKIFASTTSIKAAYAELQMAQRPYDNAAIQAADTAVVEELKALSELKRSFLRKELNISPQVAIMLAEIQEQQSLMRTYEITIKKLESESAEKQSRIDSLKTSLEEVSAVNKSNEKKLTASGSISPLDNVAFSNLNLSGYVQILGFTLRSVRSFVKSMVKEMESASWDLDAAASAAIRNATTVFSRPSHRCFAFESFVCCKMMENFESPDFSLPNVDEKPSRERFFNLRSVDPVQYLTRNPGSSFARFVLHKYLSVVHAKMECSFFGNLNQRKLVNSGGFPDSGFFATFCEMAKRIWLLHCLAFCISENVTVFQIKKGCRFSQVYMEGVKSGDESLFSSDDNADIRVGFTVVPGFKIGDNVIQSQVYLSPVNGFPPPGTS, encoded by the coding sequence ATGGAAACACTGAAGAAGAATCCATCCGtaagaagaaaaggaaagctAGCGAGAACATTCCAGAAGGTATGCAGCCTCAGAACAACGTCGACGAAGGTCTCCTCCAACAACGGAATCGGAATCTGTATGCTGAAGTCACACAATAACCCAAACTTcgaagacgacgacgacgacgacggagacTCCGTCTTCGATCTGAAGAGCACTTCGAGCCGCAGCAGCAGGAGCGGGGAGCTCAAGGTGCGGGAGCGGCGGAGAGCCGTCTTCGAAGCGGTGGTCGCGAAGATCTTCGCCAGCACGACTTCGATCAAAGCCGCGTACGCCGAGCTCCAGATGGCGCAGCGCCCTTACGACAACGCCGCGATACAGGCCGCGGACACGGCGGTGGTGGAGGAGCTGAAGGCGTTGTCGGAGCTGAAACGGAGTTTTCTGAGGAAGGAGCTGAACATCTCCCCGCAGGTGGCGATCATGCTCGCCGAGATCCAGGAGCAGCAGAGCTTGATGAGGACGTACGAGATCACGATCAAGAAGTTAGAATCCGAATCCGCCGAGAAGCAGTCGAGGATCGACTCGCTGAAGACGAGCCTCGAGGAGGTCTCGGCGGTTAACAAATCGAATGAGAAGAAGCTAACGGCGAGCGGTTCAATCTCTCCGTTAGATAACGTCGCGTTCTCGAATTTGAATTTGAGCGGTTACGTTCAGATTCTAGGGTTTACGTTGAGATCGGTGAGAAGCTTCGTTAAGTCTATGGTGAAGGAGATGGAGTCGGCGAGCTGGGATCTCGACGCAGCCGCCTCCGCCGCGATCCGAAACGCTACCACCGTCTTCTCTCGCCCCAGCCACCGTTGCTTCGCGTTTGAATCCTTCGTTTGTTGTAAAATGATGGAGAATTTCGAATCTCCGGACTTCTCGTTACCTAACGTCGACGAGAAACCGAGCCGTGAGCGTTTTTTCAACTTGAGATCCGTCGACCCGGTTCAGTACTTGACCCGGAACCCGGGTTCGTCCTTTGCGAGGTTCGTGCTTCATAAGTACTTGAGCGTTGTACACGCGAAGATGGAGTGTTCGTTCTTTGGGAACTTGAACCAGAGGAAGCTGGTTAACTCGGGCGGGTTTCCGGATTCGGGTTTCTTCGCTACGTTCTGCGAGATGGCTAAACGGATCTGGCTGCTGCACTGCTTGGCATTTTGTATCAGCGAAAACGTCACGGTGTTTCAGATTAAAAAAGGCTGTAGATTCTCTCAGGTGTACATGGAAGGCGTGAAATCAGGGGACGAGTCTCTTTTCTCCTCCGATGATAATGCAGATATCCGGGTCGGGTTCACGGTTGTTCCCGGGTTTAAAATCGGAGATAACGTGATACAGAGCCAGGTTTACTTATCTCCGGTGAATGGTTTTCCTCCGCCGGGTACTTCATAA
- the LOC106361655 gene encoding WD repeat-containing protein 74-like: protein MPRVITNETYGCPPIRALTFDSLGLIKVTEARGKERGTPTVVNTWGEMNASRSVLASSMDDRPSNPLLAVARKDGNVEVLNPCNGDLHFAYPLFGDDGCSPEDEEVSGLHLFRKQKDDQAERSCTLLTCTKKGDVSLRTVQFPDASGDSTDDAAPKTWKACGSGEVLFGKVDGSENFGLFGGKRVEVNIWDLEQCTKIWSAKSPPKDNLGIFTPTWFTCAAFLSNEDHRKFATGTKSHQVRLYDVSAQRRPVLSFDFHETAITAITEDPDGHTIYVGNASADLAAFDIRTGKLLGNFLGKCSGSIRSVVRHPHHPVIASCGLDRYLRVYDVKTRQLISAVFLKQHLTGLVFDSGFSGEEIAVANTVVEAETEEKMTILEDDEEEGEDKTEEAPVKKKKSKKEKRSRDKVSEKGEEIDEVRSKKTRDHKKKTKKVKHIQED from the exons ATGCCTCGAGTCATCACCAACGAGACCTACGGTTGCCCTCCGATCCGAGCTTTGACCTTTGACTCTCTCGGCTTAATCAAAG TGACTGAAGCTCGAGGCAAAGAGAGAGGAACTCCAACTGTAGTCAACACATGGGGCGAGATGAACGCTTCCAGAAGCGTTCTCGCCTCTTCCATGGATGATAGGCCAAGTAACCCG CTTTTGGCTGTGGCTAGAAAAGATGGCAAC GTTGAGGTTCTTAATCCTTGTAATGGTGATCTTCACTTTGCATACCCTTTATTTGGTGATGATGGTTGTTCACCTGAGGATGAAGAAGTCTCTGGCTTGCACTTAttcagaaaacaaaaagatgatCAGGCAGAAAG ATCTTGCACATTGCTTACATGCACTAAGAAGGGAGATGTGAGCCTCAGAACAGTTCAGTTTCCCGATGCAAGTGGTGATTCTACAGATGACGCTGCTCCCAAGACTTGGAAAGCATGTGGTTCTGGTGAAGTGTTGTTTGGTAAAGTGGATGGGAGCGAGAACTTCGGCTTGTTTGGAGG GAAACGTGTTGAAGTCAATATATGGGATCTTGAACAATGTACTAAGATCTGGAGCGCCAAATCA CCTCCTAAAGACAATCTTGGGATCTTCACGCCAACCTGGTTCACTTGTGCTGCGTTCTTGAGCAACGAAGATCATCGTAAATTTGCCACGGGAACCAAGTCTCACCAG GTTCGTCTTTATGATGTTTCTGCTCAACGCAGACCCGTCCTGTCCTTTGATTTCCATGAGACCGCTATTACAGCCATCACTGAAGATCCAGATGGTCATACTATCTATGTTGGGAATGCTTCTGCTGATCTCGCTGCCTTTGATATTCGAACAG GAAAGCTGTTGGGAAACTTTTTAGGGAAGTGTTCTGGAAGCATAAGATCTGTTGTTAGACATCCACATCATCCAGTGATAGCTTCTTGTG GGCTGGACAGATATTTACGAGTCTATGACGTGAAGACACGCCAGCTCATCTCTGCG GTTTTCTTGAAGCAGCATCTTACAGGTCTTGTATTCGACTCAGGGTTTAGTGGAGAAG AGATAGCTGTAGCAAACACAGTTGTCGAGGCTGAAACAGAGGAGAAGATGACGATCTTGGAAGATGATGAGGAAGAGGGTGAAGATAAAACAGAGGAGGCTCCTGTGAAGAAAAAGAAGTCAAAGAAAGAGAAACGCAGTAGAGATAAAGTCTCAGAGAAGGGTGAAGAGATAGACGAGGTGAGAAGCAAGAAGACGCGAGAtcacaagaagaaaacaaagaaagtaaAACACATTCAAGAAGACtag
- the LOC106360038 gene encoding probable WRKY transcription factor 65: MKRGLDMARSYNDHESSQETGPESPNSPTFNAVISSHSPKRSRRSMEKRVVNVPMKEIEGSRHKGDTTPPSDSWAWRKYGQKPIKGSPYPRGYYRCSSTKGCPARKQVERSRDDPTMIIITYTSEHNHPWPLASSSRHGPKPKPEPKPEPELEVPEEVELEEDGNSKLMVMGREIETTPSCIVDEFAWFSEMETTSSTILESPIFSSEKKTAVSAAADDVGVFFPMGEEDESLFADLGELPECSVVFRHRSSVVGSQVEIF; the protein is encoded by the exons atGAAGCGAGGTCTAGATATGGCAAGAAGCTACAATGATCACGAAAGCAGTCAAGAAACCGGACCCGAATCACCAAACTCTCCAACCTTCAACGCAGTCATCTCTTCTCATTCACCTAAGCGAAG TAGGAGATCCATGGAGAAGAGAGTAGTGAACGTACCGATGAAAGAAATAGAAGGATCTCGGCACAAAGGCGACACAACTCCACCGTCAGATTCATGGGCCTGGCGTAAGTACGGCCAAAAGCCCATTAAGGGATCTCCTTACCCTAGAGGTTATTACCGTTGTAGTAGCACAAAAGGTTGTCCGGCAAGGAAGCAAGTCGAGAGAAGCAGAGACGATCCAACTATGATTATCATCACTTACACCTCTGAGCATAACCATCCTTGGCCTCTCGCTTCTTCTTCTAGACACGGACCCAAACCAAAACCCGAGCccaaacccgaacccgaactaGAAGTACCCGAGGAGGTAGAGCTGGAAGAGGATGGTAATAGTAAGCTTATGGTTATGGGGAGGGAGATCGAAACGACGCCGTCTTGCATCGTCGACGAGTTTGCTTGGTTTAGTGAGATGGAGACTACTTCTTCCACGATTCTTGAGAGTCCCATTTTCTCATCGGAGAAAAAGACGGCTGTCTCGGCGGCGGCGGATGACGTGGGGGTGTTTTTCCCGATGGGTGAGGAGGATGAGTCTTTGTTCGCCGATCTTGGAGAGTTACCGGAGTGTTCGGTGGTGTTCCGTCACCGGAGTAGCGTAGTTGGGTCACAGGTTGAGATCTTTTGA